In Musa acuminata AAA Group cultivar baxijiao chromosome BXJ2-10, Cavendish_Baxijiao_AAA, whole genome shotgun sequence, a genomic segment contains:
- the LOC135625287 gene encoding 1-(5-phosphoribosyl)-5-[(5-phosphoribosylamino)methylideneamino] imidazole-4-carboxamide isomerase, chloroplastic-like, translating into MPLITRRFPSLRSSPSTPIPLRNPLSSSHPASHWRMGRKHSKPRSISCTVWFRPCIDIHKVKVKQIVGSTLRDSTDGGASDLVTNFESDKSPAEFANLYKKDGLKGGHVIMLGADAASQSAAFEALRAYPGNFVIIHSSFYVHFINVHLAKLETYVGRHKDLTHYHSSGMQVGGGINADNAMNYLEEGASHVIVTSYIFSDGKMDPERLKHLVNMIGKNRHVLDLSCRKKVSRFRAFGG; encoded by the exons ATGCCACTGATTACTCGCAGGTTCCCTAGTCTCCGGTCGTCTCCTTCGACCCCGATCCCTCTTCGCAACCCATTGTCCTCTTCCCACCCCGCGAGCCATTGGAGGATGGGGAGGAAGCACAGCAAGCCTCGCTCGATCAGCTGTACCGTCTGGTTCCGCCCCTGCATCGACATCCACAAG GTTAAAGTGAAACAAATCGTGGGATCCACGCTTCGTGATTCGACAGACGGCGGCGCGTCGGACCTGGTGACCAACTTCGAGTCGGATAAGTCGCCGGCAGAGTTTGCGAATCTGTACAAGAAGGACGGGCTCAAGGGTGGCCATGTCATAATGCTTGGCGCTGACGCCGCAAGCCAATCTGCGGCCTTCGAGGCCCTTCGTGCTTACCCTGGTAACTTCGTGATCATCCATAG TTCCTTCTACGTTCATTTCATCAATGTCCATCTTGCCAAATTGGAGACTTATGTGGGTCGACATAAAGATTTGACGCATTATCATTCAA GTGGTATGCAAGTTGGAGGTGGGATCAATGCAGATAATGCCATGAATTATCTTGAAGAAGGGGCAAGTCATGTGATTGTTACCTCG TATATTTTCAGCGATGGGAAGATGGACCCTGAGCGACTTAAACATCTTGTCAATATGATTGGCAAGAATAGACATGTGTTGGATCTTAGCTGCAGAAAGAAG GTATCCAGGTTTAGAGCTTTTGGCGGATAG
- the LOC103969887 gene encoding transcription termination factor MTERF15, mitochondrial — MAAAPLRSVLRRNGLLPLFETCRLRDLLFFSSSVDTAAAVGGTISPDPHFMVEYLVNSCGFSPSEAAKFSEPLAHLRSTEKPDAVLNFMRSQGFDGAGIRKVISGDPRHLCYNVEKNLAPKFQFLRDLGLSESDIVDAILKNDGILRLDVHRSLVPKLEMWESLLGSRELVLKHLKKTSRFFHSSVENRLHPNLKFLRDECGIPEEMVSVVLRSNPQLISQKPESLRALVARADELGMPRQSRMFMWTLDVFHNVSKEKFESKGELMRSFGWSEWEFSSAVMKNPTFLCISLDMLRRKVEFFINVVGYTPSFIASHPNLLLSSLQKTVIPRFRVLEMLNTKGLWTRRGTFLSYVTLSNTKFMEKIVLPYKEKVPELLDILRAGAEQ, encoded by the exons ATGGCTGCTGCTCCGCTCCGCTCCGTACTCCGCCGCAATGGCCTTCTGCCCTTGTTCGAAACCTGCCGCCTTCgagatctcctcttcttctcctcctctgttgACACTGCCGCCGCGGTAGGCGGCACCATATCTCCAGATCCCCACTTCATGGTGGAATACCTCGTGAACTCCTGCGGGTTCTCCCCCTCCGAGGCAGCCAAGTTCTCTGAACCCCTTGCGCACCTCCGATCCACCGAGAAACCCGACGCCGTCCTTAACTTCATGAGATCTCAGGGCTTCGATGGCGCCGGTATCAGGAAGGTGATATCTGGGGATCCCAGACACTTATGCTACAACGTGGAGAAGAACCTCGCCCCGAAGTTTCAGTTCTTACGCGATTTGGGTCTATCGGAGTCGGATATCGTCGATGCCATCCTGAAGAACGATGGCATCCTCCGCCTCGACGTTCACCGTTCCTTGGTCCCCAAATTGGAGATGTGGGAAAGTCTCTTGGGATCGAGAGAGCTCGTTCTCAAGCATCTCAAGAAGACATCACGGTTTTTCCACTCCAGCGTTGAGAATAGATTGCATCCTAACCTAAAGTTCTTGAGGGATGAGTGCGGCATTCCTGAAGAAATGGTCTCTGTCGTCTTGAGAAGTAACCCACAATTAATCTCACAGAAACCAGAGTCTCTCCGAGCTTTGGTTGCGAGAGCCGATGAGCTGGGGATGCCACGGCAATCTCGGATGTTCATGTGGACACTTGATGTTTTCCACAACGTAAGCAAAGAAAAGTTCGAGTCCAAGGGCGAGCTCATGAGGAGCTTCGGGTGGTCGGAGTGGGAGTTTTCTTCTGCAGTCATGAAAAATCCCACCTTCTTATGCATCTCCCTCGATATGTTGCGCAGAAAAGTGGAATTTTTTATTAATGTAGTCGGGTACACCCCTTCCTTCATCGCCTCCCATCCAAATCTGTTGCTATCAAGTCTGCAGAAGACGGTAATTCCTCGGTTTCGTGTTTTGGAGATGTTGAATACGAAAGGCTTGTGGACTCGACGAGGCACGTTTTTGTCCTATGTGACATTATCAAATACAAAATTCATGGAGAAGATTGTTCTACCCTACAAAGAAAAGGTTCCTGAGCTTCTTGATATTTTGAGAGCAG GAGCTGAGCAGTGA
- the LOC135586156 gene encoding transcription termination factor MTERF15, mitochondrial-like: MAAATLRSVLRRNRLLPLFETCRLRDRLFFSSSVNAAAVTVGGTMSPDPHFMVEYLVNSCGFSPSEAAKFSKPLARLRSTENPDAVVNFMRSQGFDGAGIRKVISANPRYLSYNVEKNLAPKFQFLRDLGLSESVIVDAILKNNGILLYNVHRYLVPKLEMWESLMGSRELVLKHLKKRSWFFFSSVEKTLHPNLKFLRDECGIPEERVSVVLRSHPQLISQKPESLRALVARADELGMPRQSRMFVRTLEALHMVSKERFEAKVEFMRRFGWSESEFSSAVRKAPTFIGMSLDMLRRKVEFFIYVVGYTPSFIADKSYLLLFSLLKRVIPRFRVTEMLKSKGLLTGQAKFPYILTLSDTKFLEKFVLPHNENVPELLDILRVEGVCKGK; this comes from the coding sequence ATGGCGGCTGCGACGCTCCGCTCTGTACTCCGCCGCAATCGCCTCCTTCCCTTGTTCGAAACCTGCCGCCTTCGAGAtcgcctcttcttctcctcctctgtcaATGCTGCCGCCGTCACCGTAGGCGGCACCATGTCTCCAGATCCCCACTTCATGGTGGAATACCTCGTGAACTCCTGCGGATTCTCCCCCTCCGAGGCAGCCAAGTTCTCTAAACCCCTTGCGCGCCTCCGATCCACCGAGAATCCCGACGCCGTAGTTAACTTCATGAGATCTCAGGGCTTCGATGGCGCCGGTATCAGGAAGGTGATATCTGCGAATCCCAGATACTTAAGCTACAACGTGGAGAAGAACCTCGCCCCGAAGTTTCAGTTCTTACGCGATTTGGGCCTATCGGAGTCGGTTATCGTCGATGCCATCCTGAAGAACAATGGCATCCTCCTCTACAACGTTCACCGTTACTTGGTCCCCAAATTGGAGATGTGGGAAAGTCTCATGGGATCGAGAGAGCTCGTTCTCAAGCATCTCAAGAAGAGAAGTTGGTTTTTCTTCTCCAGCGTTGAGAAGACTTTGCATCCTAACCTAAAGTTCTTGAGGGATGAGTGCGGCATTCCTGAAGAAAGGGTCTCTGTCGTCTTGAGAAGTCACCCACAATTAATCTCACAGAAACCAGAGTCTCTCCGAGCTTTGGTGGCGAGAGCCGATGAGCTGGGGATGCCACGGCAATCTCGGATGTTCGTGCGGACGCTTGAAGCTCTCCACATGGTAAGCAAAGAAAGGTTCGAGGCCAAGGTCGAGTTCATGAGGAGGTTCGGTTGGTCGGAGTCGGAGTTTTCTTCTGCTGTCAGGAAAGCACCCACCTTCATAGGCATGTCCCTCGATATGTTGCGAAGAAAAGTTGAATTTTTTATCTATGTGGTCGGTTACACCCCTTCCTTCATCGCCGACAAATCATATCTCTTGCTATTTAGTCTGCTGAAGAGGGTAATTCCTCGGTTTCGTGTCACAGAGATGTTGAAATCGAAAGGATTGTTGACTGGACAAGCCAAGTTTCCATACATTCTCACATTATCAGATACCAAATTCTTGGAGAAGTTTGTTCTCCCTCACAATGAAAATGTTCCTGAGCTGCTCGATATTTTGAGAGTTGAGGGCGTGTGTAAAGGAAAATGA
- the LOC135625612 gene encoding uncharacterized protein LOC135625612 — translation MAAATLRSALRRNSFLPLFETCRLLDILFFSSSVNDAAAVGGTISPDPHFMVEYLVNSCGFSSSEAAKFSKPLVHLRSTKNPDAVLNFMRSQGFDGDGIRKLISGDPRYLCYNVEKNLAPKFQFLRDLGLSESDVVDVIRNNEEILCRNVHRFLVPKLEIWESLLGSRELVLKHLKKSRWFFFSSAEKTLYPNLKFLRDECGIPEERVSVVLRSRPQLISQKPDSLRALVVRADELGMPRQSRMFMWTLNVFHNVSKERFEAKVELMRSFGWSESEFSSAARKAPTFIGMSLDILRRKMEFFINVVGYTPSFIASQPIFLLYSLQKRVIPRFRVTEMLKLKGLWTGKYKFTSILVFSDTKFMEKFVLPHKENVPELLDILRVAGTWKGNDTLHLASKDEEGLS, via the coding sequence ATGGCGGCTGCGACGTTACGCTCCGCACTCCGCCGCAATAGCTTTCTGCCCTTGTTCGAAACCTGCCGCCTTCTAGatatcctcttcttctcctcctctgtcaACGATGCCGCCGCCGTAGGCGGCACCATATCACCAGATCCCCACTTCATGGTGGAATACCTCGTCAACTCCTGCGGGTTCTCCTCCTCCGAGGCAGCCAAGTTCTCTAAACCCCTTGTGCACCTCCGATCCACCAAGAACCCCGACGCCGTCCTTAACTTCATGAGATCTCAGGGCTTCGATGGCGACGGTATCAGGAAGCTGATATCTGGGGATCCCAGATACTTATGCTACAACGTGGAGAAGAACCTCGCCCCGAAGTTTCAGTTCTTACGCGATTTGGGCCTATCGGAGTCGGACGTCGTCGATGTCATCCGGAATAACGAGGAAATCCTCTGCCGCAACGTTCACCGTTTCCTCGTCCCCAAATTGGAGATATGGGAAAGTCTCTTGGGATCGAGAGAGCTCGTTCTCAAGCATCTCAAGAAGTCACGCTGGTTTTTCTTCTCCAGCGCTGAGAAGACATTGTATCCTAACCTAAAGTTCTTGAGGGATGAGTGCGGCATTCCTGAAGAAAGGGTCTCTGTCGTCTTGAGAAGTCGCCCACAATTAATCTCACAGAAACCAGATTCTCTCCGAGCTTTGGTGGTGAGAGCCGATGAGCTGGGGATGCCACGGCAATCTCGGATGTTCATGTGGACCCTTAATGTTTTCCACAACGTAAGCAAAGAAAGGTTCGAGGCCAAGGTTGAGCTCATGAGGAGCTTCGGGTGGTCGGAGTCGGAGTTTTCTTCTGCAGCCAGGAAAGCACCCACCTTCATAGGCATGTCCCTCGATATTTTGCGCAGAAAAATGGAATTTTTTATCAATGTAGTCGGGTACACCCCTTCCTTCATCGCTTCccaaccaattttcttgctatataGTCTGCAGAAGAGGGTAATTCCTCGGTTTCGTGTGACGGAAATGTTGAAATTGAAAGGATTGTGGACTGGAAAATACAAGTTTACATCGATTCTCGTATTCTCAGATACCAAATTCATGGAGAAGTTTGTTCTCCCTCACAAAGAAAATGTTCCTGAGCTGCTTGATATTTTGAGAGTTGCTGGCACCTGGAAAGGAAATGATACCTTGCATTTGGCATCGAAGGATGAGGAAGGGCTTAGCTGA
- the LOC135625950 gene encoding uncharacterized protein LOC135625950, with protein sequence MAAATLRSVLRRNSLLPLFETCRVRDLFFFSSSSVDPAAAVGVTTSPDPHFTVEYLVNSCGFSPSEAAKFSKPLAHLRSTEKPDAFLNFMRSQGFDGAGIRKVISLKPNYLCVNVEKNLAPKFQFLRDLGLSESDIVDAILKNHGILLLNVQRSIVPKLEMWESLLGSRELVLKHLKKTGWFFFSNVEKTLHPNLKFLTDECGIPEERVSVVLRSHPQLITNKPKSLRALVARADELGMPRQSRMFMWTLNILQRVSKERFEAKVELMRSFGWSESEFSSAVRKNPALLSISLDMMPRKMEFFINVVGYTPSFIASQPSILLYSLQKRVIPRFRVTEMLKLKGLWTRKYKFTSILVFTDTKFMEKFVLPNKENVPELLDILRVADTWKGK encoded by the coding sequence ATGGCGGCTGCGACGCTCCGCTCCGTACTCCGCCGCAATAGCCTCCTGCCCCTGTTCGAAACCTGCCGCGTTCgagatctcttcttcttctcctcctcctctgtcgACCCTGCCGCCGCTGTAGGCGTCACCACATCTCCTGATCCCCACTTCACGGTGGAATACCTCGTGAACTCCTGCGGGTTCTCCCCCTCCGAGGCAGCCAAGTTCTCTAAACCCCTTGCGCACCTCCGATCCACCGAGAAACCCGACGCCTTCCTTAACTTCATGAGATCTCAGGGCTTCGACGGCGCCGGTATCAGGAAGGTGATATCTTTGAAACCAAATTACCTATGCGTGAACGTGGAGAAGAACTTGGCCCCGAAGTTTCAGTTCTTACGCGATTTGGGCCTATCGGAGTCGGACATCGTCGATGCCATCCTGAAGAACCATGGCATCCTCCTACTGAACGTTCAGCGTTCCATCGTCCCCAAATTGGAGATGTGGGAAAGTCTCTTGGGATCGAGAGAGCTCGTTCTCAAGCATCTCAAGAAGACAGGATGGTTTTTCTTCTCCAACGTTGAGAAGACATTGCATCCTAACCTAAAGTTCTTAACGGATGAGTGCGGCATTCCTGAAGAAAGGGTCTCTGTCGTCTTGAGAAGTCACCCACAATTAATCACAAATAAACCAAAGTCACTCCGAGCTTTGGTGGCGAGAGCCGATGAGCTGGGGATGCCACGGCAATCTCGGATGTTCATGTGGACACTTAATATTCTCCAGAGGGTAAGCAAAGAAAGGTTCGAGGCCAAGGTCGAGCTCATGAGGAGCTTCGGTTGGTCGGAGTCGGAGTTTTCTTCTGCAGTCAGGAAAAATCCCGCCTTATTAAGCATCTCCCTCGATATGATGCCCAGAAAAATGGAATTTTTTATCAATGTAGTCGGGTACACCCCTTCCTTCATCGCCTCCCAACCATCTATCTTGCTATATAGTCTGCAGAAGAGGGTCATTCCTCGGTTTCGTGTGACGGAAATGTTGAAATTGAAAGGATTGTGGactagaaaatacaagtttacaTCGATTCTCGTATTCACAGATACCAAATTCATGGAGAAGTTTGTTCTCCCTAACAAAGAAAATGTTCCTGAGCTGCTTGATATTTTGAGAGTTGCTGACACCTGGAAAGGAAAATGA
- the LOC135585724 gene encoding uncharacterized protein LOC135585724 produces the protein MAAATLRSVLRRNSLLPLFETYRLRDLFFFSSSVDLPAAVGVTTSPDPHFMVEYLVNSCGFSPSEVAKFSKPLAHLRSTEKPDAVVNFMRSQGFDGAGIRKLISLNPNYLCVNVEKLAPKFQFLRDLGLSESDIVDAILKNHGILLFNVQRSIVPKLELWESLLGSRELVLNRLKKTGWFFSSSVEKTLHPNLKFLRDECGIPEERVSVVLRRHPQLISRKPESLRALVARADELGMPRQSRMFVRTLDALLMVSKERFEAKVEFMRSFGWSESEFSSVVRKVPTFLCISLDMMRRKMEFFINIVGDTPSFIASQPSILLYSLQKRVIPRFRVTEMLKLKGLWTGKYKFTSILVFTDTKFMEKFVLPHKENVPELLDILRVAGTWKGNDTLHLASEDEEGLS, from the coding sequence ATGGCGGCTGCGACTCTCCGCTCCGTCCTCCGCCGCAATAGCCTTCTGCCCCTGTTCGAAACCTACCGCCTTCgagatctcttcttcttctcctcttctgtcGACCTTCCCGCCGCTGTAGGCGTCACCACATCTCCTGATCCCCACTTCATGGTGGAATACCTCGTGAACTCCTGCGGGTTCTCCCCCTCCGAGGTAGCCAAGTTCTCTAAACCCCTTGCGCACCTCCGATCCACCGAGAAACCCGACGCCGTCGTTAACTTCATGAGATCTCAGGGCTTCGACGGCGCCGGTATCAGAAAGTTGATATCTTTGAACCCAAATTACCTATGCGTGAACGTGGAGAAGTTGGCCCCGAAGTTTCAGTTCTTACGCGATTTGGGCCTATCGGAGTCGGATATCGTCGATGCCATCCTGAAGAACCATGGCATCCTCCTCTTCAACGTTCAGCGTTCCATCGTCCCCAAATTGGAGCTGTGGGAAAGTCTCTTGGGATCGAGAGAGCTTGTTCTCAACCGTCTCAAGAAGACAGGATGGTTTTTCTCCTCCAGCGTTGAGAAGACGTTGCATCCTAACCTAAAGTTCTTGAGGGATGAGTGCGGCATTCCTGAAGAAAGGGTCTCTGTCGTCTTGAGACGTCACCCACAATTAATCTCACGGAAACCAGAGTCTCTCCGAGCTTTGGTGGCGAGAGCCGATGAGCTGGGGATGCCACGGCAATCTCGGATGTTCGTGCGGACACTTGATGCTCTCCTCATGGTAAGCAAAGAAAGGTTCGAGGCCAAGGTCGAGTTCATGAGGAGCTTCGGGTGGTCGGAGTCGGAGTTTTCTTCTGTAGTCAGGAAAGTACCCACCTTCTTATGCATCTCCCTCGATATGATGCGCAGAAAAATGGAATTTTTTATCAATATAGTCGGGGACACCCCTTCCTTCATCGCCTCCCAGCCATCTATCTTGCTATATAGTCTGCAGAAGAGGGTCATTCCGCGGTTTCGTGTGACGGAAATGTTGAAATTGAAAGGATTGTGGACTGGAAAATACAAGTTTACATCGATTCTCGTATTCACAGATACCAAATTCATGGAGAAGTTTGTTCTCCCTCACAAAGAAAATGTTCCTGAGCTGCTTGATATTTTGAGAGTTGCTGGCACCTGGAAAGGAAATGATACCTTGCATTTGGCATCGGAGGATGAGGAAGGGCTTAGCTGA